One Silene latifolia isolate original U9 population chromosome 4, ASM4854445v1, whole genome shotgun sequence DNA segment encodes these proteins:
- the LOC141652707 gene encoding putative arabinosyltransferase ARAD1, with the protein MSGKTLRSSRFFLSIIGFLMMLVVLSSFFLFHSVINPFEDSSVFEFIGVVDEHVYIKPEDDVDSSVFEFKENTVKNHASCDETKALLKVYMYDLSPEFHFGLLDWKPDSNEIWPDVSNPSQVPRYRGGLNLQHSVEYWLTLDLLSSNIKEIVRPCSVFRVKNPSEADVIFVPFFASVSYNRHSKVDDTEKFSLDRKIQKRLVNFLTRRPEWRKSRGKDHVIVAHHPNSLLYARSKLGSARFVLADFGRYERKTANIEKDVIAPYKHVVSSISNNISAPFDSRPTLIYFQGAIFRKDGGAVRQELYYLLKDENDVHFTFGSAQKSGVREASQGMGSSKFCLNIAGDTPSSNRLFDAIVSHCVPVIISDDIELPYEDILNYSDFSVFVRATDAVKEGFLLNLLRGIQKDEWTKMWERLKEVAHHFEYQYPSKPGDAVDMIWQALARKQSAVNMNRTERVYRTP; encoded by the exons ATGTCAGGGAAGACCTTGCGATCTTCAAGGTTTTTTCTGAGCATAATCGGGTTTTTGATGATGCTCGTGGTACTGTCAtcattctttctttttcattcagtCATTAACCCGTTTGAAGATTCCTCGGTTTTTGAGTTCATTGGTGTTGTTGATGAACATGTCTATATTAAACCCGAGGATGATGTTGATTCCTCGGTTTTTGAGTTTAAGGAAAACACAGTAAAAAATCATGCCTCTTGTGATGAAACTAAAGCTCTCCTTAAAGTATATATGTATGATTTGTCTCCTGAATTTCACTTCGGTTTGTTGGATTGGAAGCCTGACTCAAATGAAATATGGCCTGATGTTAGTAATCCTAGTCAAGTCCCACGGTATCGCGGGGGGTTGAATTTGCAACATAGTGTAGAATATTGGCTCACTCTTGATCTTCTGTCATCTAACATTAAGGAAATAGTTAGACCTTGTTCTGTTTTTAGAGTGAAAAATCCAAGTGAGGCCGATGTTATTTTTGTACCCTTCTTTGCATCTGTAAGTTACAATCGACATTCCAAGGTTGACGACACAGAAAAATTCAGTCTTGATAGAAAAATACAGAAACGGCTGGTCAACTTCTTGACCAGGCGTCCAGAGTGGCGGAAGTCTAGAGGGAAGGACCATGTCATTGTGGCACATCATCCGAATAGCTTGTTGTATGCGAGAAGTAAGTTGGGTTCTGCCCGGTTTGTCCTTGCTGATTTTGGGAGGTATGAGAGGAAGACTGCCAATATAGAAAAGGATGTCATTGCTCCTTACAAACATGTTGTCAGTAGTATCAGCAATAACATCTCGGCCCCTTTTGATTCCCGGCCTACATTGATTTATTTCCAAGGAGCAATATttcggaaggat GGAGGAGCAGTTCGCCAAGAACTATATTATCTGctcaaagacgagaatgacgttCACTTTACATTTGGAAGCGCACAAAAGAGCGGAGTACGGGAAGCAAGCCAAGGAATGGGATCTTCCAAATTTTGTTTAAACATTGCTGGAGACACCCCATCTTCAAACCGTCTTTTTGATGCCATTGTTAGCCATTGTGTCCCTGTAATTATAAGTGACGACATTGAGCTTCCATACGAGGACATACTGAACTATTCCGATTTCAGCGTGTTTGTACGGGCCACTGATGCTGTGAAGGAAGGATTCTTGCTGAATCTTCTTCGGGGAATCCAAAAGGATGAGTGGACTAAGATGTGGGAGAGGCTTAAAGAAGTTGCCCATCATTTCGAGTATCAGTACCCGTCTAAGCCAGGTGATGCTGTCGATATGATTTGGCAAGCATTAGCTCGGAAACAATCTGCTGTGAACATGAATCGTACTGAGAGAGTATATCGAACGCCTTAA
- the LOC141652708 gene encoding protein RKD1-like: MYEGYGIGYEELSDLDQLEKAPPSLLCYDDLKREDFMDDIKKIKSDLSFEQNGTIINNNNDNNNSNNNDENINNNNNIVVKALSKEIISQYFYMPITKAAKELNVGLTLLKKRCRELGIQRWPHRKLMSLQTLIKNVQELGKEGGDENGEKLKEAIEILEQEKKLMEEIPDLQLETRTKRLRQACFKANYKRRKLINNLNSDLISQTSRISEADQYLDGETSIMEDQYSYY; the protein is encoded by the exons ATGTACGAAGGATATGGAATTGGCTATGAAGAATTAAGCGATTTGGACCAATTAGAGAAAGCACCACCATCACTATTGTGCTATGATGATCtcaaaagagaggattttatggATGATATCAAGAAGATTAAGAGTGATTTATCCTTCGAGCAAAACGGAACAATAATTAATAACAACAACGataacaataacagtaacaataacGACGAAAatatcaataacaataataatatcgTCGTTAAAGCATTGTCTAAGGAGATAATTAGCCAGTATTTTTACATGCCAATTACAAAAGCAGCAAAAGAGCTGAACGTTGGATTAACATTGCTCAAGAAAAGGTGTAGAGAACTCGGCATTCAAAGATGGCCTCATCGGAAACTGATGAGTTTGCAAACATTAATTAAAAACGTTCAG GAATTGGGCAAGGAAGGAGGggatgaaaatggagaaaagcTAAAAGAGGCAATAGAAATACTAGAGCAAGAAAAGAAATTAATGGAGGAAATTCCTGATTTACAACTTGAAACTAGAACCAAAAGACTAAGGCAAGCTTGTTTCAAGGCTAATTACAAGAGGAGAAAGCTTATTAACAACTTGAATTCTGACCTAATTTCTCAAACTTCAAGGATTAGTGAAGCAGATCAATATTTAGATGGAGAAACAAGCATCATGGAGGATCAATATTCTTACTACTAG
- the LOC141652709 gene encoding geranylgeranyl diphosphate reductase, chloroplastic-like produces the protein MASSMAFKSFTGLRHSTPMAPETTALVKPTSIKINTKIRAGLTSPKVEGRNLRVAVIGGGPAGGCAAETLAKGGIETFLIERKMDNCKPCGGAIPLCMVGEFDIPLDIIDRRVTKMKMISPSNVAVDIGRTLKPHEYIGMVRREVLDSYLRERAATSGATVINGLFLKMDLPKSPNAPYKLYYTSYDTKTGGVGVKETLEVDAIIGADGANSRVAKNIGAGDYEYAIAFQERIKIPDSKMTYYEDLAEMYVGDDVSPDFYGWVFPKCDHVAVGTGTVTHKPDIKKFQLATRTRAMDKIEGGKIIRVEAHPIPEHPRPRRVLDRVALVGDAAGYVTKCSGEGIYFAAKSGRMCAEAIVEGSANGKRMVNEADLRKYLEKWDKKYWPTYKVLDILQKVFYRSNPAREAFVEMCADEYVQKMTFDSYLYKTVAPGNPLQDLKLAVRTVGSLVRAYGLRREMEKIEA, from the exons ATGGCTTCATCAATGGCGTTCAAGTCCTTTACTGGTCTCCGTCATTCCACTCCAATGGCGCCTGAAACTACTGCTCTTGTTAAACCCACCTCCATTAAGATCAATACCAAGATTAGAGCTGGTCTTACTAGCCCCAAG GTGGAAGGTCGTAATCTTCGGGTTGCCGTGATTGGAGGTGGGCCAGCAGGAGGTTGTGCAGCCGAAACACTAGCAAAGGGAGGCATAGAAACGTTTCTAATCGAGCGAAAGATGGACAACTGCAAACCATGTGGGGGAGCCATCCCACTGTGCATGGTAGGAGAGTTTGACATACCCTTAGACATCATCGACCGAAGGGTAACAAAAATGAAGATGATATCGCCATCAAATGTGGCGGTTGATATTGGAAGAACCCTCAAACCACATGAGTACATTGGCATGGTTAGAAGGGAAGTACTTGACTCTTATTTACGTGAGAGAGCTGCTACTTCTGGTGCTACGGTTATTAATGGACTTTTCCTTAAGATGGACCTTCCTAAGTCACCTAATGCTCCTTATAAGCTTTATTATACTTCTTATGATACTAAGACTGGTGGTGTTGGTGTTAAGGAAACGCTTGAGGTTGATGCCATTATCGGCGCTGATGGTGCTAATTCCAGGGTCGCTAAGAATATTGGTGCTGGTGATTATGAGTATGCCATCGCCTTCCAG GAACGTATTAAGATACCCGACTCAAAGATGACATACTACGAAGACCTGGCAGAGATGTATGTTGGAGATGATGTGTCACCAGACTTCTACGGATGGGTGTTCCCCAAATGTGACCATGTAGCGGTAGGAACAGGAACCGTGACACACAAGCCTGACATCAAGAAATTCCAACTTGCCACACGCACTCGTGCCATGGACAAGATAGAGGGAGGAAAGATTATCCGGGTTGAGGCTCACCCTATTCCTGAACACCCAAGGCCAAGACGTGTGCTTGACCGAGTTGCATTGGTAGGTGATGCTGCAGGGTACGTGACCAAGTGCTCTGGCGAGGGGATTTACTTTGCGGCAAAGAGTGGAAGAATGTGCGCTGAAGCAATCGTGGAGGGGTCCGCAAATGGAAAGAGGATGGTGAATGAAGCCGACTTGAGGAAGTACTTAGAGAAGTGGGATAAGAAGTATTGGCCGACTTACAAGGTGTTGGATATCTTGCAGAAGGTTTTCTACCGGTCTAACCCAGCCAGGGAGGCCTTTGTCGAAATGTGTGCAGATGAATATGTGCAAAAGATGACTTTCGATAGCTATCTGTACAAGACTGTTGCTCCAGGAAACCCTTTGCAAGACTTGAAGTTAGCAGTGAGGACTGTCGGAAGCTTGGTTAGGGCATACGGGTTGAGAAGAGAGATGGAGAAGATCGAGGCTTGA
- the LOC141650976 gene encoding uncharacterized protein LOC141650976, translating to MMGNALLSHSMARGYNTPFEWQNEQLPLHNVDPIPLMECFPTYASTPLSSSLDLDPNFSIPYVYQDNKNIYEGYGIGYEELSDLDQLEKVLPSLLCYDDLKREDFMDSKKIKSDLSFEQNGTIINNNNDNNNSNNNDDNINNNNNIVVKALSKEIISQYFYMPITKAAKELNVGSTLLKKRCRELGIQRWPHRKLMSLQTLIKNVQELGKEGGDENGEKLMEAIEILEQEKKLMEEIPDLQLETRTKRLRQACFKAKYKRRKLINNLNSDLISQTSRISEADQYLDGETSIMEDQYSYFA from the exons ATGATGGGCAATGCACTCTTGTCTCACTCAATGGCACG TGGATACAATACTCCATTTGAATGGCAAAATGAGCAACTTCCTTTACACAATGTGGATCCAATTCCTTTGATGGAGTGCTTCCCTACTTATGCTTCAACTCCATTGTCTTCATCACTTGATCTTGATCCAAACTTCTCAATTCCATATGTTTATCAAG ATAATAAAAACATTTATGAAGGATATGGAATTGGCTACGAAGAATTAAGCGATTTGGACCAATTAGAGAAAGTACTACCATCACTATTGTGCTATGATGATCtcaaaagagaggattttatggATAGCAAGAAGATTAAGAGTGATTTATCCTTCGAGCAAAATGGAACAATAATTAATAACAACAACGataacaataacagtaacaataacGACGACAatatcaataacaataataatatcgTCGTTAAAGCATTGTCGAAGGAGATAATTAGCCAGTATTTTTATATGCCAATTACAAAAGCAGCAAAAGAGCTTAACGTTGGATCAACATTGCTCAAGAAAAGGTGTAGAGAACTTGGCATTCAAAGATGGCCTCATCGGAAACTGATGAGTTTGCAAACATTAATTAAAAACGTTCAG gaatTGGGCAAGGAAGGAGGggatgaaaatggagaaaagcTAATGGAAGCAATAGAAATATTAGAGCAAGAAAAGAAATTGATGGAGGAAATTCCTGATTTACAACTTGAAACTAGAACCAAAAGATTAAGACAAGCTTGTTTCAAGGCTAAATATAAGAGGAGAAAGCTTATTAACAACTTGAATTCTGACCTAATTTCTCAAACTTCAAGGATTAGTGAAGCAGATCAATATTTAGATGGAGAAACAAGTATCATGGAGGATCAATATTCTTACTTTGCTTGA